The following coding sequences are from one Arthrobacter sp. PvP023 window:
- a CDS encoding BlaI/MecI/CopY family transcriptional regulator: MASLGELERAVMDLLWAGQEAATANTLRDLLAQTTQAQGGTAGHEGKDLAVTTVLTVLSRLEKKGLVERERGTRPHRYQAVSSRADHTAELMHEVLGSAPDREAVLARFIGSVTESEAETLRKLLGHI; encoded by the coding sequence ATGGCAAGTCTTGGTGAACTGGAACGGGCAGTGATGGATCTGCTCTGGGCAGGCCAGGAAGCGGCCACCGCAAACACCCTGAGGGACCTGCTGGCGCAGACCACCCAGGCCCAGGGCGGCACCGCCGGCCACGAAGGCAAGGACCTCGCCGTGACCACGGTCCTGACCGTGCTGTCACGCCTGGAGAAAAAGGGGCTTGTGGAACGCGAACGCGGCACACGTCCCCACCGCTATCAGGCAGTATCCAGCCGGGCGGACCATACCGCCGAACTCATGCATGAGGTTCTGGGCTCGGCACCGGACCGCGAAGCTGTCCTCGCCCGCTTTATTGGGTCCGTCACCGAAAGTGAAGCCGAAACGCTGCGCAAACTGCTTGGCCACATCTAA
- the cydD gene encoding thiol reductant ABC exporter subunit CydD, which translates to MRPQFPAGPANRLALYWLGLLAALKALSLVLMAQAVASVLAGLVAQNPAWAEQLGWGLAGVVLRSLAVWVQGVASRRAALGVKEELRAALLERALRNGTRAAGPSDGGLAILATRGLDALDSYYTQFLPALVNCAAIPLLLGARILFADWVSALVVVLTVPLVPVFMVLIGRYTEDRVRVAQSALARLSGHMLELAKGLPVLVGLGRATAQRKALEDISEQYRSRTMETLRTAFLSALALELIATISVAVVAVFIGVRLVHGDMALEAGLLALILAPDCYLPLRELGTAHHASDDGRVALAEVTAVMDAPEARPLQPQDGTGAEGGLLPVKKASDGGADLPAVTVRNLVVAYGGRLEPAVGPLSFDAPAGQITALDGASGAGKSTILGVLAGTVGTGGGASVGGRIAGFVPSRVAWVPQHPVMVEKSVLAEVQLYVGDGAATGPAGSSTAAAARRCLEAAGAGHLAGKHPAELSPGELRRVALARGLARIEAGATLLLLDEPTAHLDRESANVVNEAILKLRGRATVLLVAHDRLTRELADHVVPVAAGPAPARPAMDPAAAAGFRRVPAATTTAPAAVTARAAEAAEQTTERSTPIVTPAAGTPAGAAADHGKAAQARAGGNTPARIFRLLQPESLRFGSAGILGVLAALFAVALAGLSGWLIIRASEQPPILYLLTAIVGVRFFGIGRAVLRYTERLLLHDAVFASLTRLRGRLWDSLSRRALSLRRLLQGGNVLGAVIDDVDTVRDLLPRVVLPPVTAVAVGASAVAATALLLPAALPAAIAAAVVSLAAAPAAALLADRMSAQAEQRLRSGVLRDVAAALDARAELHANGVAGPVLSAIGDADKEATAASQRSAWAEGLGQALTVLACGSAALGCAVLAGPGVMDGSVAPATAAVVVLLQLALVDPYAAITTAVRQYPALRQVLDRISEAGVLDTRDAADSGAPGSQATETSGPNAGTGGLEPVSQRPGALPGVELQELSAAWPGGPEVFTGVSATAEPGRWLAVTGASGSGKSTLLAVMLGFLPPHSGRIAVTGRAAWCPQEAHLFDSTIRGNLMLGRPEGAAGDAGQDMAAALAAVGLEPLLHRLEDGADTRIGPGGAFLSGGERQRLAVARTLMTGADVILLDEPTAHLDAEAGREMLADLRKGLTGRTVVLVTHNPDDIDPADRRLDLDAGADAGPVLARAGTGS; encoded by the coding sequence ATGAGACCGCAGTTCCCGGCCGGCCCCGCAAACCGTCTCGCGCTCTATTGGCTGGGCCTCCTTGCGGCCCTCAAGGCATTGTCGCTGGTGCTCATGGCCCAGGCCGTGGCATCCGTCCTTGCCGGTCTGGTAGCGCAGAACCCGGCCTGGGCCGAGCAGCTGGGCTGGGGATTGGCCGGAGTTGTCCTTCGGTCCCTGGCGGTTTGGGTCCAGGGCGTCGCGTCCCGGCGTGCCGCCCTCGGGGTCAAGGAAGAACTGCGCGCCGCTTTGCTGGAACGTGCGCTGCGGAACGGCACGCGTGCGGCAGGTCCGTCCGACGGCGGCCTGGCCATCCTGGCCACCAGGGGCCTCGACGCGCTGGACAGCTACTACACCCAGTTCCTGCCGGCCCTCGTCAACTGCGCCGCCATCCCGCTCCTGCTTGGCGCCCGGATCCTGTTCGCCGACTGGGTCAGTGCGCTGGTGGTTGTGCTGACAGTGCCGCTCGTACCGGTTTTCATGGTGCTGATCGGCCGCTACACCGAAGACCGGGTGCGGGTCGCGCAATCGGCCCTGGCCAGGTTGTCCGGCCATATGCTGGAACTGGCCAAAGGCCTGCCCGTGCTCGTGGGCCTGGGCCGGGCCACCGCCCAGCGCAAGGCACTGGAGGACATTTCCGAGCAGTACCGGTCCCGCACCATGGAAACCCTCCGGACAGCCTTCCTGTCCGCCCTCGCCTTGGAACTCATCGCCACGATCTCAGTTGCCGTTGTGGCTGTCTTCATCGGCGTCCGCCTGGTGCACGGGGACATGGCGCTTGAGGCCGGGCTGCTCGCCCTGATCCTGGCGCCGGACTGCTACCTGCCGCTGCGGGAACTGGGCACCGCCCACCACGCCAGTGACGACGGCCGGGTTGCCTTGGCCGAGGTCACTGCGGTCATGGACGCACCCGAAGCCCGGCCCCTGCAGCCGCAGGACGGCACGGGGGCCGAAGGCGGCCTGCTCCCCGTGAAAAAGGCGTCCGACGGCGGCGCGGATCTTCCGGCGGTCACCGTCAGGAATCTGGTGGTGGCGTACGGCGGACGGTTGGAACCCGCCGTCGGACCGCTCAGCTTTGACGCGCCCGCAGGCCAGATCACCGCCCTCGACGGCGCCAGCGGAGCGGGCAAGAGCACCATCCTGGGCGTCCTTGCCGGAACCGTAGGCACCGGCGGCGGTGCCTCGGTGGGCGGACGCATCGCGGGGTTTGTGCCATCGAGGGTGGCCTGGGTGCCGCAGCATCCGGTCATGGTGGAGAAAAGCGTGCTGGCCGAGGTGCAGCTGTATGTGGGGGATGGTGCCGCCACAGGCCCTGCCGGCAGCAGCACTGCCGCCGCTGCCCGGCGCTGCCTTGAGGCAGCCGGAGCCGGCCATCTTGCCGGGAAACACCCCGCCGAGCTTAGCCCGGGGGAGCTGCGCAGGGTTGCCCTGGCGCGTGGCCTGGCCCGGATTGAGGCCGGCGCGACGCTGCTGCTGCTGGACGAACCCACCGCGCACCTGGACCGTGAATCCGCCAACGTGGTCAACGAAGCCATCCTTAAACTGCGCGGCCGGGCCACCGTCCTGCTGGTGGCGCACGACCGTCTCACCCGGGAACTTGCGGACCATGTAGTGCCCGTCGCCGCAGGCCCCGCCCCGGCCCGGCCGGCTATGGACCCCGCCGCCGCTGCCGGGTTCCGGAGGGTCCCAGCGGCAACGACAACGGCCCCGGCGGCAGTGACCGCGCGGGCGGCGGAAGCCGCGGAACAAACCACCGAACGCAGCACCCCCATCGTCACCCCCGCCGCCGGCACGCCCGCCGGAGCGGCCGCGGATCACGGTAAGGCTGCCCAGGCACGGGCCGGTGGCAACACTCCCGCCCGGATCTTCAGGCTCCTCCAGCCGGAGTCCCTCAGATTCGGCTCAGCCGGCATCTTGGGAGTCCTGGCAGCCCTCTTTGCCGTGGCCCTGGCGGGACTGTCCGGCTGGCTCATCATCCGGGCAAGCGAGCAGCCGCCCATTCTGTACCTCCTCACCGCCATCGTGGGCGTGCGGTTCTTCGGCATCGGCAGGGCGGTCCTGCGCTACACCGAGCGGCTCCTCCTGCACGACGCTGTCTTCGCCTCGCTCACCAGGCTCCGCGGCCGGCTGTGGGATTCGCTGAGCCGCCGGGCGCTGTCCCTGCGCCGGCTGTTGCAGGGCGGCAACGTGCTGGGCGCGGTAATCGACGACGTCGACACCGTCCGGGACCTGCTTCCCCGGGTGGTCCTGCCGCCCGTGACCGCAGTGGCCGTGGGCGCCTCGGCAGTGGCGGCCACCGCCCTGCTGCTACCGGCGGCGCTGCCGGCAGCCATCGCCGCTGCCGTGGTGTCCCTGGCGGCCGCCCCGGCGGCGGCCCTCCTGGCCGACAGGATGTCCGCGCAGGCCGAGCAGCGGCTTCGTTCCGGGGTTCTGCGTGACGTTGCCGCAGCGTTGGATGCGCGGGCCGAACTGCACGCCAACGGGGTTGCTGGCCCGGTGCTGTCCGCCATCGGCGACGCCGACAAGGAGGCAACAGCCGCCTCGCAGCGGTCCGCGTGGGCGGAAGGGCTGGGCCAGGCGCTCACTGTCCTGGCCTGCGGCTCCGCGGCCCTGGGCTGTGCTGTTCTGGCCGGCCCCGGGGTGATGGACGGGTCCGTGGCCCCGGCCACCGCCGCCGTCGTGGTCCTGCTGCAGCTGGCCCTGGTGGATCCGTACGCCGCCATCACGACGGCGGTCCGCCAGTACCCGGCGCTCCGCCAGGTCCTGGACCGGATCAGCGAAGCGGGCGTGCTGGACACCCGCGATGCTGCGGACTCGGGGGCACCTGGGTCCCAGGCCACGGAGACATCCGGGCCGAATGCCGGGACCGGCGGACTGGAGCCTGTCTCACAACGCCCCGGCGCGCTGCCCGGCGTCGAGCTTCAGGAACTGTCCGCAGCGTGGCCAGGCGGGCCGGAGGTCTTCACCGGCGTCTCCGCAACGGCGGAACCCGGCCGCTGGTTGGCCGTCACAGGCGCCTCCGGCTCCGGAAAGTCAACCCTGCTCGCCGTGATGCTGGGGTTCCTGCCGCCGCACTCTGGCCGGATAGCCGTCACCGGGCGCGCGGCCTGGTGCCCGCAGGAAGCCCACCTCTTCGATTCCACCATCCGCGGCAACCTCATGCTGGGCCGGCCGGAGGGCGCGGCCGGCGATGCCGGACAGGACATGGCTGCCGCCCTGGCCGCCGTGGGGCTTGAGCCCCTGCTGCACCGGCTGGAAGACGGCGCCGACACGCGGATCGGGCCCGGCGGCGCGTTCCTGAGCGGCGGGGAGCGTCAGCGGCTTGCCGTTGCCAGGACGCTCATGACCGGGGCCGATGTGATCCTGCTGGACGAACCCACCGCGCACCTCGACGCCGAGGCGGGCAGGGAAATGCTGGCTGACCTGCGCAAGGGGCTCACCGGGCGGACAGTGGTATTGGTCACCCACAATCCTGACGACATCGACCCGGCAGACCGCAGGCTGGACCTTGACGCGGGAGCGGATGCCGGGCCTGTTCTGGCGCGGGCCGGGACCGGCAGCTAG
- a CDS encoding cytochrome ubiquinol oxidase subunit I yields the protein MDALEIARWQFGITTVYHFMMVPLTIGLGLVVAVIQTVWYRTGKPEYLRMTKFWGKLFLINFIMGVATGIVQEFQFGMAWSEYSRFVGDVFGAPLALEALLAFFVESTFLGLWIFGWKQLKRGVHLACLWIAVVGSVFSAYFIIVANSWMQHPVGVEMVNGRPVMTDAWAVFTNNTALVAVPHTLFGALAVAGGFLLGIAWYHLWRRRHDGIDTVGPDGKVIPGEADIPGRDKADYKVWIRSLRIGAVVAMISFAGTALTGDLQGKLMFEQQPMKMAAAEAACHDGTGFSVLSVGNVGSKNCDDIVAVIEVPGILSFLAKGDFTTEVKGVNSLLDQYKADYGTHLPDNPIYGDRAGQEIEYVPVMEVTYWGFRMMIGFGGLAALAALVALWLTRKGTVPASRGLMRLAVFGIMAPFGANAAGWIFTEMGRQPFVVAPNPDPSGIDQVFMFTAAAVSPGVSAGELLTSLVVLTAVYAVLLVVEVKLLVKYIRGGVVSAMPELAHAPVDENEDATPGPGTGKPGGSDDVLAFAY from the coding sequence TTGGACGCTTTGGAAATCGCACGCTGGCAATTCGGAATCACCACCGTGTACCACTTCATGATGGTCCCGCTGACCATCGGGCTGGGCCTCGTGGTGGCAGTCATCCAGACGGTCTGGTACCGCACGGGCAAGCCGGAGTACCTGCGCATGACCAAGTTCTGGGGGAAGCTCTTCCTGATCAACTTCATCATGGGCGTCGCCACCGGCATCGTGCAGGAGTTCCAGTTCGGGATGGCGTGGAGCGAGTACAGCCGCTTCGTCGGTGACGTGTTCGGGGCGCCGCTGGCGCTCGAGGCACTGCTGGCCTTCTTCGTGGAATCCACCTTCCTGGGGCTGTGGATCTTCGGCTGGAAGCAGCTCAAGCGGGGAGTCCACCTGGCCTGCCTCTGGATTGCCGTCGTGGGATCCGTGTTCTCCGCGTACTTCATCATCGTGGCCAACAGCTGGATGCAGCATCCCGTCGGCGTGGAAATGGTCAACGGCCGCCCCGTCATGACCGACGCCTGGGCCGTTTTCACCAACAACACCGCCCTCGTAGCAGTCCCGCACACCCTCTTCGGCGCCCTGGCGGTAGCCGGCGGCTTCCTGCTGGGCATTGCCTGGTACCACCTCTGGCGGCGACGCCATGACGGCATCGACACCGTTGGCCCGGACGGCAAGGTCATTCCCGGCGAAGCGGACATCCCCGGCCGGGACAAGGCCGACTACAAGGTCTGGATCCGCTCGCTGCGGATCGGCGCCGTTGTCGCCATGATTTCCTTCGCCGGCACGGCCCTCACCGGCGACCTCCAGGGCAAGCTCATGTTCGAACAGCAGCCCATGAAGATGGCCGCGGCCGAGGCCGCGTGCCACGACGGCACCGGCTTCTCCGTCCTGAGCGTCGGGAACGTCGGTTCGAAGAACTGTGACGACATCGTCGCGGTCATCGAGGTCCCCGGGATCCTGTCCTTCCTCGCCAAGGGCGACTTCACCACCGAGGTGAAGGGCGTCAATAGCCTGCTGGACCAGTACAAGGCCGACTACGGAACCCACCTTCCGGACAACCCCATCTACGGTGACCGGGCCGGGCAGGAGATCGAGTACGTTCCCGTCATGGAGGTGACCTACTGGGGCTTCCGGATGATGATCGGTTTCGGCGGCCTGGCTGCCTTGGCGGCACTCGTGGCCCTGTGGCTGACCCGCAAGGGCACCGTGCCTGCATCCCGCGGGCTGATGCGGCTCGCAGTCTTCGGCATCATGGCACCGTTCGGCGCTAACGCTGCCGGCTGGATCTTCACCGAAATGGGCCGCCAGCCGTTCGTAGTGGCGCCCAACCCCGACCCCAGTGGGATCGACCAGGTGTTCATGTTTACCGCGGCCGCGGTTTCACCCGGCGTTTCCGCAGGGGAACTGCTCACTTCCCTGGTGGTCCTGACGGCCGTGTACGCCGTGCTGCTGGTGGTGGAGGTGAAGCTGCTCGTGAAGTACATCCGCGGCGGCGTCGTGTCCGCCATGCCCGAACTCGCCCACGCCCCGGTCGACGAGAACGAGGACGCCACACCGGGCCCCGGTACCGGCAAACCCGGCGGCTCCGACGACGTCCTGGCATTCGCCTACTAA
- a CDS encoding GNAT family N-acetyltransferase → MLNDDAPVPGSWRKTLAGAGLEWRAAAEEDLDAWAALIARTAEAEKPVWFERAADLEQILQSKKNHPAANTLLVLEGGSVPRAYARITKNKEGDKAYGFGCVDPGWQRRGIGTALLGWLSERTVQRFAEDSRAGGSVPVPRLRIHMEQQHEHQQQLFRKAGFRVVRYFNEMHRHLDGVPLPVVRLDDGLDLVTMRPEFSEGVRLAHNAAFRDHWGSEPRDEESWGFTVNDPQARRDLSAVVLDRASGIVAGYQLASHDPDSAASRGYSEGYTDLLGVRREYRGRGIAQALLADAMRRFAAAGMDRASLDVDSENPTGALALYEKMGYAAVNRSLAWDKEFPVPG, encoded by the coding sequence ATGCTGAACGACGATGCGCCGGTGCCCGGATCCTGGCGGAAGACCCTGGCCGGCGCGGGTTTGGAATGGCGTGCCGCGGCGGAGGAAGACCTTGACGCGTGGGCTGCCCTGATCGCCCGGACGGCGGAAGCGGAAAAGCCGGTGTGGTTCGAGCGGGCCGCGGACCTCGAGCAGATCCTGCAATCGAAGAAGAACCATCCCGCCGCCAACACCCTGCTGGTGCTGGAGGGCGGATCGGTTCCCCGCGCCTATGCCCGGATTACGAAGAACAAGGAGGGTGACAAAGCCTACGGCTTCGGCTGCGTCGACCCCGGCTGGCAGCGCCGGGGGATCGGGACGGCTTTGCTGGGATGGCTCAGTGAACGGACCGTCCAGCGCTTCGCGGAGGATAGCCGGGCCGGGGGCAGTGTCCCGGTCCCGCGGCTGCGGATCCACATGGAGCAGCAGCATGAGCACCAGCAGCAATTGTTCCGCAAAGCGGGATTCCGGGTGGTGCGCTACTTCAACGAGATGCACCGGCACCTGGACGGTGTTCCACTTCCCGTGGTGCGGCTCGATGACGGGCTGGATCTCGTGACCATGCGCCCGGAGTTCAGCGAAGGCGTCCGGCTGGCCCACAATGCGGCCTTCCGTGACCATTGGGGCAGCGAGCCGCGGGACGAGGAGTCCTGGGGTTTCACGGTGAATGATCCGCAGGCGAGGCGGGACCTGAGCGCAGTGGTGCTGGACCGCGCGTCCGGGATCGTCGCGGGCTACCAGCTGGCCAGCCATGACCCGGACAGCGCGGCATCCCGGGGCTACAGCGAGGGCTACACGGATCTGCTGGGCGTCCGCCGCGAGTACCGCGGACGGGGCATCGCCCAGGCCCTGCTCGCTGACGCGATGCGGCGATTTGCGGCGGCCGGGATGGACCGCGCATCCCTGGACGTCGATTCCGAGAACCCCACCGGCGCGCTCGCCCTCTACGAAAAGATGGGCTACGCCGCGGTCAACCGGAGCCTGGCCTGGGACAAGGAATTTCCCGTGCCCGGCTGA
- the cydB gene encoding cytochrome d ubiquinol oxidase subunit II, whose product MELLPTIWFIAIAVLWTGYLFLEGFDLGVGMLMKLFARNNTERRVLLNTIGPVWDGNEVWLLTAGGATFAAFPLWYASLFSALYLPLLLVLVALIFRAVAFEYRGKVDTDRWRAVWDWAIAAGSLVAAFGVGAALALTTTGLPINANGDREGGPFAWFSGYAILGGLAVVCFSLLHALAFLALKTDGDVRHRARNWFVRLLPVLLLPIAGWAISVQLLSGEAWTIASVAAAVVAAVLAWQFGRNGLEGKAFLSLGVFLLLGSASIFGAAFPVVLPSTISADFDLTISNASSSDYTLGLMSIVACVGLPLVLAYQAWTYWVFRRRVSAAHIPEAHSFLPAIAARALAPKD is encoded by the coding sequence ATGGAACTGCTGCCCACCATCTGGTTCATCGCCATCGCGGTGTTGTGGACGGGATACCTCTTTCTCGAAGGATTCGACCTCGGCGTCGGCATGCTGATGAAGCTGTTCGCCCGCAACAACACCGAACGCCGTGTCCTGCTCAACACGATCGGACCGGTCTGGGACGGCAACGAGGTCTGGCTGCTCACCGCCGGCGGTGCCACGTTCGCCGCCTTCCCGCTCTGGTATGCCTCCCTGTTCTCCGCCCTCTACCTCCCCCTGCTGCTGGTCCTCGTGGCCCTCATCTTCCGCGCCGTAGCTTTCGAATACCGCGGCAAGGTGGACACTGACCGCTGGCGCGCCGTGTGGGACTGGGCCATTGCGGCCGGCTCCCTCGTCGCTGCATTCGGCGTCGGTGCCGCGCTTGCGCTGACCACCACCGGACTTCCCATCAATGCGAACGGTGACCGCGAGGGCGGACCGTTCGCCTGGTTCAGCGGTTACGCCATCCTGGGCGGGCTTGCCGTTGTGTGCTTCTCCCTGCTGCACGCGCTGGCATTCCTGGCACTGAAAACCGACGGCGACGTCAGGCACCGCGCCCGCAACTGGTTTGTCCGGCTCCTGCCCGTCCTCCTGCTCCCGATTGCCGGCTGGGCCATCAGCGTCCAGCTTCTCAGTGGCGAGGCCTGGACCATTGCGTCGGTTGCCGCTGCTGTTGTGGCCGCCGTGCTGGCCTGGCAATTCGGCCGGAACGGGCTCGAGGGGAAGGCGTTCCTGTCGCTTGGGGTGTTCCTGCTCCTCGGCAGCGCCTCAATCTTCGGTGCCGCCTTCCCGGTGGTGCTTCCCTCCACCATCAGCGCGGACTTTGACCTGACCATTTCCAACGCCTCATCGTCCGACTACACCCTGGGCCTGATGAGCATCGTTGCCTGCGTGGGTTTGCCGCTGGTGCTGGCCTACCAGGCCTGGACCTACTGGGTGTTCCGCCGCCGGGTCAGCGCCGCCCACATTCCGGAAGCCCACAGCTTCCTTCCTGCCATCGCCGCCAGGGCACTGGCCCCCAAAGACTAG
- a CDS encoding DinB family protein: MPIIPDEKDWTWVLTRVCPECGFDASTVTPATVPGSVSNMLPRWRAALRRPDVAERPDDATWSVLEYASHVRDVFSLFDHRLNLMLTEENARFENWDQDKTAVEQDYANADPAVVSAELTAEGEQIAESFAGVHEDEWGRKGFRSNGSEFTVMTLAQYFLHDVVHHLHDVDA; encoded by the coding sequence ATGCCTATCATCCCTGACGAAAAGGACTGGACCTGGGTGCTGACCCGGGTCTGCCCGGAATGTGGTTTCGACGCCTCAACGGTCACGCCGGCCACGGTTCCCGGGAGCGTCTCCAACATGCTTCCCCGCTGGCGGGCCGCATTGCGCCGGCCGGACGTGGCTGAACGCCCGGATGACGCCACGTGGTCGGTGCTGGAGTACGCATCGCACGTCCGGGATGTTTTCAGCCTTTTCGACCACCGGCTCAACCTGATGCTCACCGAAGAGAACGCCCGGTTCGAGAACTGGGACCAGGACAAGACTGCGGTGGAGCAGGACTACGCAAACGCGGACCCCGCCGTCGTCAGTGCCGAGCTGACCGCCGAGGGAGAACAGATCGCGGAGTCATTCGCCGGCGTGCATGAGGACGAATGGGGCCGGAAAGGCTTCCGGAGCAACGGCTCGGAGTTCACGGTGATGACCCTCGCGCAGTACTTCCTGCACGACGTCGTCCATCACCTGCACGACGTCGACGCCTGA
- a CDS encoding DNA topoisomerase (ATP-hydrolyzing) subunit A: MARRQSSAPAGDAVQDYTENIVDIDVTSEMEGSFLEYAYSVIYSRALPDARDGLKPVQRRILYMMSEMGLRPDRGHVKSARVVGEVMGKLHPHGDTAIYDAMVRMAQDFSLRLPLIDGHGNFGSLDDGPAAPRYTEARLAAAALSLTDHLDEDVVDFVPNYDNQLTQPDVLPAAFPNLLVNGATGIAVGMATNMAPHNLEEVISAARHLIANPEATLEDLMRFVPGPDLPTGGRIVGLDGIRDAYATGRGSFKTRAKVEVEQLSARRTGLVVTELPYMVGPEKVIEKIKDAVNGKKLTGISDIVDLTDRKHGLRLVIELKNGFNPNAVLQQLYRYSPMEDSFGINNVTLVDGQPQTLGLVQLLSVYVDHRINVVRRRTAFRLEKKKDRLHLVEGLLIAIVDIDEVIQIIRSSDEVAAARERLMSIYDLTEIQANYILELRLRQLTKYSRIELEKEQDQLKREIAELEAILGSDQRLRELVSDELGEIAEKYGTPRRTVLLESEAVSPTVAALAAAPGGKGKAAPLALEIADDPCWAILTASGQIARTSNQEPLTESGPRSKHDVFRSVVKTSARGEIAAVTSLGRMLRLQVMDMPVLPPMSGLPNLAGGVPAKDFITLLKGETLVAFAPLDTVLAIGTAQGIVKRVQPDYPLNREDWEVIALKDKDTVVGVEPAGADDVDLVFLTRQAQLLRFSAANVRPQGRTAGGMAGIKLAAGDQVLFFGTVAPGDEAAVVVTVSGTEGALPGTAPGAGKVTAFAEYPAKGRATAGVRAHRFLKGEDTLLIGWAGHGPAKASSLAGVARSLPQEHGRRDGSGIPLSQAVDAIGPSMTWP; encoded by the coding sequence ATGGCCCGCCGCCAAAGTTCCGCCCCGGCAGGGGACGCCGTCCAGGACTACACCGAGAACATCGTTGACATCGACGTCACGTCGGAAATGGAAGGCTCGTTCCTCGAGTACGCCTATTCGGTCATCTATTCGCGGGCCCTCCCGGACGCCCGTGACGGCCTGAAGCCGGTGCAGCGGCGCATTCTCTACATGATGAGCGAGATGGGCCTGCGTCCGGACCGGGGCCATGTGAAAAGCGCCCGCGTGGTGGGCGAAGTGATGGGCAAGCTGCACCCCCACGGTGATACGGCGATCTACGACGCCATGGTCCGCATGGCGCAGGACTTTTCACTGCGGCTGCCGTTGATCGACGGCCACGGCAACTTCGGCTCGCTCGACGACGGCCCGGCGGCCCCGCGGTATACCGAGGCCCGCCTCGCGGCGGCTGCGCTCAGCCTCACCGACCACCTCGACGAAGATGTGGTCGACTTCGTCCCCAACTACGACAACCAGCTGACCCAGCCGGATGTCCTCCCGGCGGCGTTCCCCAACCTGCTGGTCAACGGCGCCACCGGGATCGCCGTCGGCATGGCCACCAACATGGCACCGCACAACCTCGAGGAGGTCATCTCCGCCGCCAGGCACCTGATCGCGAACCCGGAGGCCACGCTCGAGGACCTCATGCGGTTCGTCCCCGGCCCGGACCTGCCCACCGGCGGACGGATCGTGGGACTGGACGGCATCCGCGACGCGTACGCCACGGGCCGCGGCTCGTTCAAGACCCGCGCCAAAGTGGAGGTGGAACAGCTGTCGGCCCGCCGCACCGGGCTGGTGGTCACGGAACTCCCCTACATGGTGGGTCCGGAGAAGGTGATCGAGAAGATCAAGGACGCCGTCAACGGCAAGAAACTGACCGGTATCAGCGACATCGTGGACCTCACCGACCGCAAGCACGGCCTGCGGCTGGTCATCGAGCTGAAGAACGGCTTCAACCCGAACGCCGTGCTCCAGCAGCTCTACCGGTACTCGCCCATGGAAGATTCCTTCGGCATCAACAACGTGACGCTGGTGGACGGCCAGCCACAGACGCTGGGTCTGGTGCAGCTCCTCTCCGTCTACGTTGACCACCGCATCAACGTTGTACGGCGCCGCACGGCCTTCCGGCTGGAGAAGAAAAAGGACCGCCTGCACCTGGTGGAGGGCCTCCTGATCGCGATTGTGGACATCGACGAGGTCATCCAGATCATCCGGTCCTCCGACGAGGTTGCAGCCGCCCGGGAACGCCTCATGTCCATCTACGATCTCACCGAAATCCAGGCCAACTACATCCTGGAACTCCGGCTCCGGCAGCTGACCAAGTACTCCCGGATCGAGCTCGAAAAAGAGCAGGACCAGCTGAAGCGTGAAATCGCGGAGCTGGAAGCCATCCTGGGTTCGGACCAGCGCCTGCGCGAACTGGTGTCCGATGAGTTGGGCGAAATCGCCGAGAAGTACGGCACGCCCCGCCGGACGGTCCTGCTCGAGTCCGAAGCGGTCTCCCCCACCGTCGCCGCGCTGGCCGCTGCACCCGGCGGCAAGGGCAAGGCGGCCCCCCTCGCACTGGAAATCGCCGATGACCCCTGCTGGGCCATCCTGACCGCCAGCGGACAGATCGCCCGGACCTCCAACCAGGAGCCGCTTACCGAGTCCGGACCGCGGTCAAAGCACGACGTCTTCCGGTCCGTGGTGAAAACCTCCGCACGCGGCGAGATTGCCGCCGTCACGTCACTGGGCCGGATGCTGCGCCTCCAGGTCATGGACATGCCCGTACTCCCGCCGATGTCGGGGCTTCCCAACCTGGCCGGCGGCGTCCCGGCCAAGGACTTCATCACACTGCTGAAGGGTGAAACGCTGGTTGCGTTCGCTCCGCTGGACACGGTGCTGGCGATCGGTACGGCGCAGGGCATCGTCAAACGCGTGCAGCCCGACTATCCCCTCAACCGCGAGGACTGGGAAGTCATTGCCCTCAAGGACAAGGACACGGTGGTGGGTGTGGAACCCGCCGGGGCGGACGACGTCGACCTCGTGTTCCTGACCAGGCAGGCCCAGCTGCTGCGCTTCAGCGCGGCAAATGTCCGGCCGCAGGGCCGCACCGCGGGCGGCATGGCGGGGATCAAGCTGGCCGCCGGGGACCAGGTGCTGTTCTTCGGCACTGTCGCCCCCGGTGACGAGGCCGCCGTCGTGGTGACGGTGTCCGGGACCGAAGGCGCCCTGCCGGGCACGGCTCCGGGCGCCGGAAAGGTGACGGCGTTCGCGGAGTACCCGGCCAAGGGCCGGGCCACTGCGGGAGTGCGGGCGCACCGGTTCCTGAAGGGCGAAGACACCCTCCTCATCGGCTGGGCGGGACACGGTCCGGCCAAGGCGTCTTCGCTGGCTGGAGTGGCGCGGTCGCTTCCGCAGGAACATGGCCGCAGGGACGGCTCCGGCATCCCGCTGTCGCAGGCAGTGGACGCCATTGGGCCCAGCATGACGTGGCCCTAG